Proteins encoded in a region of the Orenia metallireducens genome:
- a CDS encoding NAD-dependent epimerase/dehydratase family protein: protein MAHLITGVAGFIGSNLAEELLTRGEKVIGVDCFTDYYSRKLKEKNLESIIKDKNFNFIEANLLDLDLVDLLKGVDYIYHQAAQAGVRASWGSNFDIYTDSNIRLTQQLLEAAKESNIKKFIYASSSSVYGNTDQLPMRENNYLQPVSPYGVSKLAAENLCYLYWKNFGVPTISLRYFTVFGERQRPDMAFHIFIKAILQGEKLRIFGDGEQSRNFTYVGDIVEANILAALSDLEGEIFNVGGAGERITLNQAIDIIEDIIGKKANCEYKAVAKGDVKHTEADESKIRKKLAYQSKIDLKEGLKREIQWLKRIYK, encoded by the coding sequence ATGGCTCATTTAATAACAGGAGTAGCTGGTTTTATTGGTTCTAATTTAGCTGAAGAGTTATTAACAAGAGGAGAGAAGGTAATAGGGGTAGACTGCTTTACTGATTATTATTCCCGCAAATTAAAAGAGAAGAACTTAGAATCTATTATTAAAGATAAAAACTTTAACTTTATTGAAGCCAATCTATTGGATTTAGATTTGGTAGATTTATTAAAGGGAGTAGACTATATCTACCATCAGGCAGCTCAGGCTGGTGTGAGAGCTAGTTGGGGAAGTAATTTTGATATCTATACTGATAGTAATATACGGTTGACCCAACAACTATTAGAGGCTGCTAAAGAGTCTAATATTAAGAAATTTATTTATGCATCGTCATCATCAGTTTATGGTAATACTGATCAATTACCGATGAGAGAGAATAATTATTTACAGCCAGTATCTCCATATGGGGTATCAAAGTTGGCAGCAGAGAACTTATGTTACTTATATTGGAAGAATTTTGGTGTTCCTACAATCTCATTAAGGTACTTTACTGTTTTTGGAGAGAGGCAGAGACCAGATATGGCTTTTCATATCTTTATTAAGGCTATTTTACAAGGTGAAAAGTTAAGAATCTTTGGTGATGGCGAACAATCTCGCAATTTTACCTATGTTGGTGATATAGTAGAAGCAAATATATTAGCAGCTTTAAGTGATTTAGAAGGTGAAATATTTAATGTAGGTGGAGCAGGGGAACGGATTACATTAAATCAGGCTATTGATATTATTGAAGATATAATCGGTAAAAAAGCTAACTGTGAATATAAAGCAGTAGCTAAAGGTGATGTTAAGCATACTGAAGCAGATGAGAGTAAGATTAGAAAGAAATTAGCCTATCAGTCTAAGATAGATTTGAAAGAAGGATTAAAAAGGGAAATTCAATGGCTTAAAAGAATATATAAATAG
- a CDS encoding sensor histidine kinase yields the protein MIDKLKNFFSRIKVRLTFWYIIILVLVLILFSGALYWSMESYIHDRVRKQLQIQAEKVLREVNKEQKEDGGPYLLKLEEELEEIVFKGTTSAFYNQSGELLMGKDIDKVTPKIIKPAESDFLIELESRRKDQKWVVVTLAAKNKQGFIGYLRLARSLAGEEATLNKLIAILILAIPLTLLLASSGGYFLAYKALKPIDQISKTAQAISHSNLSKRIIANNDDDETGRLIDTLNDLLNRLEEAFSREKRFTSDASHELRTPIAIIRVHAEENLKEERSAKEYRHALKVIQKQTDYMSHLVGQLLLLARSDMNQHPIEKESLDFTELIEIVIEEMEELALKKDINIDFEIEQGLRLYGDQSMLTQLLINLLDNAIKYTPPKGSIDIKVKSQSNQIRIEIKDTGIGISKEDQAYIFDRFYRVDKSRSRASGGSGLGLSICQWIVRIHKGNIEIESEINQGSIFTIYLPQK from the coding sequence ATGATAGATAAATTAAAGAATTTCTTCTCAAGAATTAAGGTTAGACTCACTTTCTGGTATATTATTATCTTAGTTTTAGTCTTGATATTATTTAGTGGAGCACTCTATTGGAGTATGGAGAGCTATATTCATGATAGAGTAAGAAAGCAACTACAGATTCAGGCAGAGAAGGTTTTAAGAGAAGTAAATAAAGAACAGAAAGAAGATGGCGGACCATATTTGCTTAAATTAGAGGAAGAGTTGGAGGAGATTGTTTTTAAAGGGACTACCAGTGCTTTTTATAATCAATCAGGAGAACTGCTTATGGGAAAAGATATTGATAAAGTAACCCCTAAAATAATTAAGCCTGCTGAATCTGATTTTCTAATAGAATTAGAGAGTAGAAGAAAAGATCAAAAATGGGTAGTAGTAACCTTAGCAGCTAAAAACAAGCAAGGATTTATAGGATATTTGAGATTGGCACGTTCCTTAGCTGGTGAAGAGGCTACCTTAAATAAGTTGATAGCTATTTTAATATTAGCAATACCACTAACTTTATTATTGGCTAGTAGTGGTGGTTATTTCTTAGCCTATAAAGCATTAAAGCCTATTGATCAAATTAGTAAGACTGCGCAAGCTATAAGTCATAGTAATCTTTCAAAGAGAATAATTGCTAATAATGATGATGATGAAACAGGACGTTTAATAGATACTTTAAATGATTTATTGAATCGTTTGGAAGAAGCCTTTAGTAGAGAGAAGAGATTTACTAGTGATGCTTCCCACGAGCTAAGAACTCCTATTGCCATAATTAGAGTCCATGCTGAAGAAAATTTGAAAGAAGAACGCTCTGCTAAAGAGTACCGACATGCACTAAAGGTCATTCAAAAGCAGACTGATTATATGAGCCATTTAGTAGGTCAACTACTATTACTGGCTCGTAGTGATATGAATCAACACCCTATAGAGAAAGAGAGTTTAGATTTTACAGAATTGATTGAAATAGTTATTGAAGAGATGGAGGAGTTGGCATTAAAGAAAGATATCAATATAGATTTTGAGATTGAGCAAGGTCTGAGGCTATATGGTGACCAGAGTATGCTAACTCAGCTATTAATAAATTTGTTAGATAATGCTATTAAATATACACCTCCGAAGGGGAGTATTGATATTAAGGTCAAATCTCAGAGTAATCAGATTAGAATTGAGATTAAAGATACTGGCATTGGTATCTCTAAAGAAGATCAAGCTTATATTTTTGATAGGTTTTACCGTGTAGATAAATCCCGCTCTAGAGCTAGCGGTGGGAGTGGATTAGGTCTATCAATCTGTCAATGGATTGTAAGGATTCATAAGGGTAATATAGAGATTGAAAGTGAGATTAATCAAGGAAGTATATTTACTATTTATCTGCCACAAAAATAA